The nucleotide sequence ACAATGCGTATTATTTGATGGCCGAAATGAAAAAAGGCGAAGCGGAACACAGCCATTAATACCGATTAAAATCATAATAATATGAAGGAAATAGAAAATACATTGAAAAATAAAAATGTACGTCCTACGGCAATGCGCATTTTGATTTATAAGTATATGGCCGAGAAAGAAATTGCAGTTGCATTAACGGACATTGAGAACGCTTTCACGAAAGCTGACAGAACTACTCTGTACCGGACCTTAAAAACTTTTGAAGAAAGAGGAATCGTGCATCAAATTGACGATGGCACTAATATTTCAAAATATGCACTTTGTGAACCTGGGTGCAATTGTGAAATTGAACAAGATTTACACTTACATTTTCATTGCAACAACTGCGATGAAACAGTATGCCTCACAGAACATAAGATACCTCAGGTTAATCTACCTGATGGATATATAGCTGAGAATGCAAACTTAGTGATTAAAGGTATT is from Constantimarinum furrinae and encodes:
- a CDS encoding Fur family transcriptional regulator; the protein is MKEIENTLKNKNVRPTAMRILIYKYMAEKEIAVALTDIENAFTKADRTTLYRTLKTFEERGIVHQIDDGTNISKYALCEPGCNCEIEQDLHLHFHCNNCDETVCLTEHKIPQVNLPDGYIAENANLVIKGICEKCSGQ